The following coding sequences lie in one Nocardioides sambongensis genomic window:
- a CDS encoding DUF5979 domain-containing protein, producing MRFPFHKIMLMLLVGVLGLGLAVPAAAAPVLPDPDPGDVSSVLDITKSVSSTEVGPGDSISYTIQVGCSAISDVGCRGAITTDVIPEPFVVDSVVPSGPNDSADPVIDGQNVRVDWTENLGAGASGMLDNTTSQVVITVTVPEDVSYDFNGVTVTNEATAEATNAVDVTDSADVTITVPLDLDTSATKVFTPDNALAAAGTPVTAALGGTNDSNATVDTLVIQDPTDPTATPNPFTYLGFTGFGTVTPPAGATGTTYEVYIAPGGWTTVPADYTPPAGTEVLGTRVTFTGAIPPGETGSVDLDLETTAAAAALPETTTITNEIESEVTLDGEDATATTSDDFTVQANTIDVTASKSFDPDLVVAGDSTTVTIGGSNASPFAIDSMTITEPSSGSFPDDYTFAGFTGDVTYPANATSAYVVYQPSGEQVPFDNNTTPGPPSGGNESVTSFSVVFEGEDAIVPGAETSIPFDVQTDADAPGLPTTVNNEVAVEGENDSATGDAVADDDLYIYDEVIDPYIDKQIRPSQIIANPGEIVTVTMEGGTTERPNPPENPDGSTGNADQIVIQDPLDPVEGDEWWNAFDLDAITQTPIPADAELTVEYYNTETGEWETLVGPVPGPDASYNYDVPDDISDVAGGVRFVYDYTGDDGGFQPGTDLAPNFTASLRPADDGRYESPAYNTDPDEPNTQLTDCAQSEAGSPTPGVPDFLSAMPLEDCPDIEIFPLDGEGVGDLLDKEFGTSSSGGDKAVNSRSGDTIPSTLFWSTGGYSGFETVEITDVNNPPSTDAETADTMYDAFNLTRVDAITPAMDPYITYDQVTAVQLWDGSDWVDATNDPCPAACDGTFPGMDLTAAEQESTLSVRLIFAESPTRGDRTAGDLDAPPVGSGVARSIGNDRELTLVWQVRDTKRSDGSPALGEDTYNLDPQTGIVRNTANATGYPADGDPVSDNASDDVVILDVPITMTTAKDWLGGPLAIPSDGTPAAQYPASRIRITTTNTTPAMVDQMQITDPAPGSTTVQDPFEYFTLVRIAAINVPNGTETTTVQLTCGGTTTSYTRAEALALAPADLACVTGVQVLFDGRIASAASGVLALDMRLRPETRTGGDPITTDDAPIANVAQGIVADVDAIADCPPGEDDRYACAEDPATINLVAPTFGIDAGKTISPAQQFEGDYSPVTVTLSAQNSGSARPYLDTITDDDATFWNAMDFVQMDPSWELPQPVQFVQACYLTGGDFTAGNVTADSVGGDWTCQEVPGGGPPFEPGVDLTIDQARDFIDSAPAGDIHGLEFNFMANNEVGWQNPSNPEIEVPFQVERREDLRTGGPVPTTRSDQTAAPGETAAGVFNDTVDVEGVSVLVGPDTRLDAADSADAPYTHAHLEVGVDVEKQPEGEVEPGTVIPFTISYTNTGDAPLTNPVFTDVIESDADGNLLVFDPDATPGTSPYSFELDPVDDPPPADSLPTDEDQITITEDGDTITFAMPDGSVLQPGQTYTITIELMLRPGLTPEDDVTNEGAVIADEPVDPDACTPTYDEVTGECSDDTVVSPVEVAALRTVKKVKADVPVNEPGIPEIYLDEDVIPDGADLPADFCDTAADADGFYRAPCVPVTYPGDTETWRYTITNVGTLPVDELVSIDVLPHVGDTGVIVNLPRDSEWTPTFAGGLEQVPANPDVELTAFYSTSYTPCTDDLDPLGTPCPDGSWLPYDDSVDPSQVHSLKTVLAYPDGSLFQPGDSVTLQAQTRTTPESRALTDYPVAWNTVATGGAYNNQGDRGSITETEGRKVGVTYPTGPIELEKNVLGPGAEFAPDEFTVQLTCTVPDGDGGTIEMTDLPEVTLVPGADPTEIEGLPWGAECTATETDQGQTSEVIGDATVGGPDDEIGLITVNNFFTVGALSVTKDVQSDAVDQGGDEIAYDGPYTVAVDCTFLGDAVYADGYDVDNPMTAELSPDVPFTFVGLPTGAECTVTETDDGGAADVTINPPQPVTIGNGDIVAVSVTNVFGDGSLRLLKEVDGAAIQNNPGLADGPFTFDVSCVLTDPSHPDGTVVYDDEVVLPDDDNVDNDVMDYQIDDLATGAVCEVTETGDGGATSVAVDPEEVTIGDETTVEVTVTNTFDTGSMQVTKEVDSDAVDQDGNPIEYGPFEVFVVCAASGGQVYGDGYSASNPMRHTIADGETWTISGLPLGATCTTVETDTADSADHSVEPGVVNIGGPDGDPDVVELVTVTNSYDVGSLDLLKEVEGDALDNNPALGEGPFTLNVECTLTDATRPDGEVVYDGDVVLEGEAPLEATIDDLPTGAVCDITEPDQGGATSYTIDPEQVTIGTDTAVEVTATNTYEVGDMEVVKTVTSDAVDQDGNPIEYGPFQVAVSCELNGHEVWADGYDADTPMTQEIEPGTPWELTELPVGAECTVTEPDSADAVEVTITPETVVIDQDETASVEVDNAYDVGSLHLRKFVPAALQDLPIGQGPFTINVSCVLTDASHPDGTIVYDDDIVLPDDDNVANDVMDYQIDNLATGAVCTVTEPDDGAANAHIITPRTVTIGADRTSNVLVTNLFGAGALTVTKTIDGPGAELYGAGPFEVSVECTYTDVNGNEQPLNTAGGPTRELSADNDYTATYDPLLFGSTCTIEETGTGGATETVITDADGEEIDQITIDSLTEDVQVGITNTFRVGRVKVTKQVKGPGAGPFSVELACTRDVDGTATDVDIPGGAERRLTRGNDLTAVYEMLPAGAECTVEETDDGGADEVTITPNDGDESVGVLTVEPGATARVKVVNTFDRNPGVGPDGGSDGDDLPDAGADGRLLPALVIGLALLLLGAGALILGRRRS from the coding sequence GTGCGTTTTCCGTTCCACAAGATCATGTTGATGCTCCTGGTCGGGGTGCTGGGGCTCGGCCTCGCCGTGCCCGCGGCCGCGGCACCGGTGCTCCCGGACCCCGATCCCGGCGACGTCAGCTCCGTCCTCGACATCACCAAGTCCGTCTCCTCGACCGAGGTCGGGCCGGGCGACTCGATCTCCTACACCATCCAGGTCGGCTGCTCCGCGATCAGTGATGTCGGCTGTCGCGGCGCGATCACCACCGATGTCATCCCCGAGCCCTTCGTCGTCGACAGCGTGGTCCCGTCCGGGCCGAACGACTCCGCGGACCCGGTGATCGACGGCCAGAACGTGCGGGTGGACTGGACCGAGAACCTCGGCGCCGGTGCCTCCGGCATGCTCGACAACACCACCTCCCAGGTGGTGATCACGGTCACCGTGCCCGAAGACGTCTCCTACGACTTCAACGGCGTCACCGTCACCAACGAGGCCACGGCCGAGGCGACCAACGCCGTGGACGTCACCGACTCCGCCGACGTGACGATCACCGTCCCGCTCGACCTGGACACCAGCGCCACCAAGGTGTTCACCCCGGACAACGCGCTGGCCGCGGCCGGGACGCCGGTCACCGCCGCGCTCGGCGGCACCAACGACTCCAATGCGACGGTCGACACCCTGGTCATCCAGGACCCGACCGACCCCACGGCCACCCCGAACCCGTTCACCTATCTCGGCTTCACCGGCTTCGGCACCGTCACCCCGCCGGCCGGCGCGACGGGCACCACCTACGAGGTCTACATCGCACCCGGCGGCTGGACCACGGTCCCCGCCGACTACACCCCACCGGCGGGCACCGAGGTGCTCGGCACCCGCGTCACCTTCACCGGTGCGATCCCGCCGGGTGAGACCGGCTCGGTCGACCTCGACCTGGAGACGACCGCCGCGGCCGCGGCCCTGCCGGAGACCACCACGATCACCAACGAGATCGAGTCCGAGGTCACCCTGGACGGCGAGGACGCCACCGCCACCACGTCCGACGACTTCACCGTGCAGGCCAACACCATCGACGTCACCGCGTCGAAGAGCTTCGACCCGGACCTGGTCGTCGCGGGCGACTCGACGACGGTGACCATCGGCGGCAGCAACGCCTCGCCGTTCGCCATCGACTCGATGACCATCACCGAGCCGTCGAGCGGTTCCTTCCCCGACGACTACACCTTCGCCGGGTTCACCGGCGACGTGACCTACCCGGCCAACGCGACCTCCGCCTACGTCGTCTACCAGCCCTCCGGCGAGCAGGTGCCGTTCGACAACAACACGACGCCCGGTCCGCCGAGCGGCGGCAACGAGTCCGTCACGTCGTTCTCGGTCGTGTTCGAGGGCGAGGACGCGATCGTTCCGGGCGCCGAGACCTCGATCCCGTTCGACGTGCAGACCGACGCGGACGCGCCGGGCCTGCCGACCACCGTCAACAACGAGGTCGCGGTCGAGGGCGAGAACGACAGTGCCACCGGCGACGCCGTCGCCGACGACGACCTCTACATCTACGACGAGGTCATCGACCCCTACATCGACAAGCAGATCCGGCCGTCCCAGATCATCGCGAACCCGGGCGAGATCGTCACGGTCACGATGGAGGGCGGCACCACCGAGCGTCCCAACCCGCCGGAGAACCCGGACGGCTCGACCGGCAACGCCGACCAGATCGTCATCCAGGACCCGCTCGACCCGGTCGAGGGCGACGAGTGGTGGAACGCCTTCGACCTCGACGCGATCACGCAGACCCCGATCCCGGCCGACGCCGAGCTGACCGTCGAGTACTACAACACCGAGACCGGCGAGTGGGAGACCCTCGTCGGACCGGTGCCCGGCCCGGACGCGTCGTACAACTACGACGTCCCCGACGACATCTCCGACGTCGCCGGAGGCGTCCGGTTCGTCTACGACTACACCGGTGACGACGGCGGCTTCCAGCCCGGCACCGACCTCGCCCCCAACTTCACCGCGTCCTTGCGCCCGGCCGACGACGGTCGCTACGAGAGCCCGGCCTACAACACCGACCCGGACGAGCCGAACACCCAGCTCACCGACTGCGCGCAGTCCGAGGCCGGCAGCCCCACCCCCGGTGTGCCGGACTTCCTCAGCGCGATGCCCCTCGAGGACTGCCCCGACATCGAGATCTTCCCGCTCGACGGCGAGGGTGTCGGCGACCTGCTCGACAAGGAGTTCGGCACCTCCAGCTCGGGCGGCGACAAGGCGGTCAACAGCCGCTCCGGCGACACCATCCCCTCCACGCTCTTCTGGTCGACCGGCGGCTACTCCGGCTTCGAGACCGTCGAGATCACCGACGTCAACAACCCGCCGTCGACCGACGCCGAGACCGCCGACACCATGTACGACGCGTTCAACCTGACCCGGGTCGACGCGATCACGCCGGCGATGGACCCGTACATCACCTACGACCAGGTGACCGCCGTCCAGCTCTGGGACGGCAGCGACTGGGTCGACGCCACCAACGACCCGTGCCCCGCGGCCTGCGACGGCACCTTCCCCGGGATGGACCTGACCGCGGCGGAGCAGGAGTCGACCCTCTCGGTGAGGCTGATCTTCGCCGAGAGCCCGACGCGTGGCGACCGGACCGCGGGTGACCTCGACGCTCCGCCGGTCGGCTCCGGCGTGGCCCGCTCGATCGGCAACGACCGCGAGCTCACCCTGGTCTGGCAGGTCCGCGACACCAAGCGCTCCGATGGCTCCCCGGCGCTGGGGGAGGACACCTACAACCTGGACCCGCAGACCGGCATCGTCCGCAACACCGCGAACGCCACCGGATACCCGGCCGACGGTGACCCGGTCTCCGACAACGCCTCCGACGACGTCGTGATCCTCGACGTCCCGATCACGATGACGACCGCCAAGGACTGGCTGGGTGGCCCGCTGGCGATCCCTTCGGACGGGACCCCTGCCGCCCAGTACCCGGCCAGCCGGATCAGGATCACCACCACCAACACCACCCCGGCGATGGTGGATCAGATGCAGATCACCGATCCCGCGCCCGGCTCGACGACGGTGCAGGATCCGTTCGAGTACTTCACCCTGGTCCGGATCGCTGCGATCAACGTGCCGAACGGCACGGAGACGACGACGGTCCAGCTGACCTGCGGTGGCACCACGACCAGCTACACCCGTGCGGAGGCCCTGGCGCTCGCCCCGGCCGACCTGGCGTGCGTCACGGGCGTGCAGGTCCTCTTCGACGGCCGGATCGCCAGTGCGGCCTCCGGCGTGCTCGCCCTGGACATGCGTCTGCGTCCCGAGACGCGCACCGGCGGCGACCCGATCACCACCGACGACGCCCCGATCGCGAACGTCGCGCAGGGGATCGTCGCCGACGTCGACGCGATCGCCGACTGCCCGCCCGGTGAGGACGACCGGTACGCGTGTGCCGAGGACCCGGCCACCATCAACCTGGTCGCGCCGACCTTCGGCATCGACGCCGGGAAGACGATCTCCCCCGCCCAGCAGTTCGAGGGCGACTACTCCCCGGTGACGGTGACCCTCTCGGCGCAGAACTCCGGCTCCGCCCGTCCCTACCTCGACACCATCACCGACGACGACGCGACCTTCTGGAACGCGATGGACTTCGTCCAGATGGATCCGTCCTGGGAGCTGCCGCAGCCGGTCCAGTTCGTCCAGGCCTGCTACCTCACCGGTGGCGACTTCACCGCCGGCAACGTCACGGCTGACAGCGTCGGCGGTGACTGGACCTGCCAGGAGGTGCCCGGCGGCGGCCCGCCCTTCGAGCCGGGTGTCGACCTCACCATCGACCAGGCGCGCGACTTCATCGACAGCGCGCCGGCCGGGGACATCCACGGCCTCGAGTTCAACTTCATGGCCAACAACGAGGTCGGATGGCAGAACCCCTCCAACCCGGAGATCGAGGTGCCCTTCCAGGTCGAGCGTCGTGAGGACCTGCGCACCGGAGGGCCGGTGCCGACCACCCGTTCGGACCAGACCGCCGCCCCCGGTGAGACGGCCGCTGGTGTCTTCAACGACACCGTCGACGTCGAGGGAGTGTCGGTCCTCGTCGGGCCGGACACGCGACTCGACGCCGCCGACAGCGCCGACGCGCCCTACACCCACGCGCACCTCGAGGTCGGGGTCGACGTGGAGAAGCAGCCGGAGGGCGAGGTCGAGCCCGGCACGGTCATCCCGTTCACGATCAGCTACACCAACACCGGCGATGCGCCGTTGACCAACCCGGTCTTCACCGACGTGATCGAGTCCGATGCCGACGGCAACCTGCTGGTCTTCGACCCGGACGCCACGCCCGGCACGTCGCCGTACAGCTTCGAGCTCGACCCCGTCGACGACCCGCCCCCGGCGGACTCGTTGCCGACCGACGAGGACCAGATCACCATCACCGAGGACGGTGACACGATCACCTTCGCGATGCCCGATGGCTCCGTCCTGCAACCCGGACAGACCTACACGATCACCATCGAGCTGATGCTGCGGCCCGGCCTCACGCCGGAGGACGACGTCACCAACGAGGGCGCCGTGATCGCCGACGAGCCGGTCGACCCGGATGCCTGCACGCCGACCTACGACGAGGTGACCGGCGAGTGCTCCGACGACACCGTGGTCTCCCCGGTCGAGGTCGCCGCGCTGCGCACGGTGAAGAAGGTGAAGGCCGATGTGCCGGTCAACGAGCCGGGCATCCCGGAGATCTACCTCGACGAGGACGTGATCCCCGACGGGGCCGACCTCCCCGCCGACTTCTGCGACACCGCGGCCGACGCCGACGGCTTCTACCGAGCGCCGTGCGTGCCGGTCACCTATCCCGGCGACACCGAGACCTGGCGCTACACGATCACCAACGTGGGCACGCTTCCGGTCGACGAGCTGGTCTCGATCGACGTGCTCCCGCACGTCGGAGACACCGGGGTGATCGTGAACCTGCCGAGGGACTCGGAGTGGACCCCGACCTTCGCGGGTGGGCTCGAGCAGGTGCCGGCCAACCCCGACGTCGAGCTGACGGCGTTCTACTCGACCTCCTACACCCCGTGCACCGACGACCTCGACCCGCTCGGCACCCCGTGCCCCGACGGCTCCTGGCTGCCGTACGACGACAGCGTGGACCCGAGCCAGGTGCACAGCCTGAAGACGGTGCTCGCCTACCCCGACGGTTCCCTCTTCCAGCCGGGTGACTCGGTCACGCTGCAGGCCCAGACCCGCACCACGCCGGAGTCGCGGGCCCTGACCGACTACCCGGTCGCCTGGAACACCGTCGCCACCGGCGGCGCCTACAACAACCAGGGCGATCGCGGTTCGATCACCGAGACCGAGGGCCGCAAGGTCGGCGTCACCTATCCGACGGGCCCGATCGAGCTGGAGAAGAACGTCCTGGGTCCGGGCGCCGAGTTCGCGCCCGACGAGTTCACCGTCCAGCTGACCTGCACCGTGCCCGACGGTGACGGCGGCACGATCGAGATGACCGACCTCCCCGAGGTGACACTCGTGCCGGGTGCGGACCCGACCGAGATCGAGGGACTGCCCTGGGGCGCGGAGTGCACCGCGACCGAGACCGACCAGGGGCAGACGTCGGAGGTGATCGGCGACGCCACCGTCGGCGGCCCGGACGACGAGATCGGACTGATCACCGTCAACAACTTCTTCACCGTGGGAGCTCTCTCGGTCACCAAGGACGTCCAGTCCGACGCCGTCGACCAGGGCGGCGACGAGATCGCCTACGACGGTCCCTACACCGTGGCGGTCGACTGCACGTTCCTCGGTGACGCCGTGTACGCCGACGGCTACGACGTGGACAACCCGATGACCGCGGAGCTCTCGCCCGACGTGCCCTTCACGTTTGTGGGCCTGCCGACGGGCGCCGAGTGCACGGTCACCGAGACCGACGACGGCGGCGCCGCGGACGTCACCATCAACCCGCCGCAGCCCGTCACGATCGGCAACGGCGACATCGTCGCCGTCTCGGTCACCAACGTCTTCGGCGACGGATCGCTGCGCCTGCTCAAGGAGGTGGACGGCGCGGCGATCCAGAACAACCCCGGCCTCGCCGACGGTCCGTTCACGTTCGACGTCTCCTGCGTGCTGACCGACCCGTCGCACCCCGACGGCACCGTGGTCTACGACGACGAGGTGGTCCTGCCCGACGACGACAACGTCGACAACGACGTCATGGACTACCAGATCGACGATCTGGCGACCGGAGCGGTCTGCGAGGTGACCGAGACCGGCGACGGCGGTGCCACGTCGGTGGCCGTCGACCCGGAGGAGGTGACCATCGGTGACGAAACCACCGTCGAGGTCACCGTGACCAACACCTTCGACACCGGTTCGATGCAGGTCACCAAGGAGGTCGACAGCGACGCGGTGGACCAAGACGGCAACCCGATCGAGTACGGGCCGTTCGAGGTCTTCGTGGTCTGTGCGGCCAGCGGCGGCCAGGTCTACGGCGACGGCTACAGCGCCTCGAACCCGATGAGGCACACCATCGCCGACGGCGAGACCTGGACGATCAGCGGGCTGCCCCTGGGCGCGACCTGCACGACCGTGGAGACCGACACGGCCGACTCCGCGGACCACTCCGTGGAGCCGGGGGTGGTCAACATCGGTGGACCCGACGGCGACCCGGACGTGGTCGAGCTGGTCACCGTCACCAACTCCTACGACGTCGGCTCGCTCGACCTGCTCAAGGAGGTCGAGGGCGACGCGCTGGACAACAACCCGGCACTGGGCGAGGGTCCCTTCACCCTGAACGTGGAGTGCACGCTCACCGACGCCACCCGGCCCGACGGTGAGGTCGTCTACGACGGCGACGTGGTGCTCGAGGGCGAGGCGCCGCTGGAGGCGACGATCGACGACCTGCCGACCGGGGCCGTGTGTGACATCACCGAGCCGGACCAGGGCGGCGCGACGTCGTACACGATCGATCCGGAGCAGGTCACCATCGGCACCGACACCGCCGTCGAGGTGACCGCGACCAACACCTACGAGGTCGGTGACATGGAGGTCGTCAAGACCGTCACCAGTGACGCGGTGGACCAGGACGGCAACCCGATCGAGTACGGACCGTTCCAGGTCGCGGTCTCGTGCGAGCTCAACGGTCACGAGGTCTGGGCCGACGGCTACGACGCCGACACCCCGATGACCCAGGAGATCGAGCCGGGGACGCCCTGGGAGCTGACCGAGCTGCCGGTGGGTGCGGAGTGCACCGTCACCGAGCCGGACTCGGCGGACGCCGTCGAGGTCACCATCACGCCGGAGACGGTCGTCATCGACCAGGACGAGACCGCGTCGGTCGAGGTCGACAACGCCTACGACGTGGGCTCGCTGCACCTGCGCAAGTTCGTCCCGGCGGCGCTCCAGGACCTCCCGATCGGGCAGGGACCGTTCACCATCAACGTCAGCTGCGTGCTGACCGACGCCTCGCACCCCGACGGCACCATCGTCTACGACGACGACATCGTGCTGCCGGACGACGACAACGTCGCCAACGACGTGATGGACTACCAGATCGACAACCTCGCCACCGGTGCGGTGTGCACGGTGACCGAACCGGACGACGGCGCGGCCAACGCCCACATCATCACGCCCCGGACGGTGACGATCGGTGCGGACCGGACGTCCAACGTCCTGGTCACCAACCTGTTCGGTGCGGGCGCACTGACGGTGACCAAGACCATCGACGGACCCGGCGCGGAGCTGTACGGCGCCGGCCCGTTCGAGGTCAGCGTCGAGTGCACCTACACCGACGTCAACGGCAACGAGCAGCCGTTGAACACCGCTGGCGGGCCCACGCGCGAGCTGTCGGCCGACAACGACTACACGGCGACCTACGACCCACTGCTGTTCGGCTCCACCTGCACCATCGAGGAGACCGGCACCGGCGGCGCGACCGAGACGGTGATCACCGACGCCGATGGTGAGGAGATCGACCAGATCACCATCGACAGCCTCACCGAGGACGTCCAGGTCGGCATCACCAACACGTTCCGCGTCGGCAGGGTCAAGGTGACCAAGCAGGTGAAGGGCCCCGGCGCGGGTCCGTTCTCGGTCGAGCTGGCCTGCACCCGCGACGTGGACGGCACGGCGACCGATGTCGACATCCCGGGTGGCGCCGAGCGCCGGCTCACCAGGGGCAACGACCTGACCGCCGTCTACGAGATGCTGCCGGCCGGTGCCGAGTGCACCGTCGAGGAGACCGATGACGGCGGGGCCGACGAGGTCACCATCACCCCGAACGACGGTGACGAGAGTGTCGGTGTGCTCACCGTCGAGCCGGGTGCGACGGCGCGGGTCAAGGTCGTGAACACCTTCGACCGGAACCCGGGCGTCGGCCCCGACGGCGGCTCCGACGGCGACGACCTGCCGGACGCGGGCGCGGACGGCCGGCTGCTGCCGGCCCTGGTGATCGGTCTGGCACTGCTGTTGCTCGGTGCTGGTGCGCTGATCCTCGGCCGACGCCGGAGCTGA